A single window of Paenibacillus sp. SYP-B4298 DNA harbors:
- a CDS encoding transposase codes for MLRHRTKSGYRIITEVPCSDGKLYLSAVLDSYNGEIVSLSMDDNMRKELCIQAFENACKARNARGMIYHSDRGSPFTSQAFRASLAKRGALQSMSDTGRCYDNARMESFLLR; via the coding sequence GTGCTTCGGCACCGAACCAAAAGTGGCTATCGGATAATCACCGAAGTGCCCTGTTCAGACGGCAAGCTCTATCTGTCCGCAGTGCTCGATAGCTACAACGGAGAAATCGTGAGCCTCTCTATGGACGACAACATGCGCAAGGAACTTTGTATCCAAGCTTTTGAGAACGCGTGCAAGGCAAGAAACGCGCGCGGCATGATTTATCATAGCGACCGGGGCAGCCCATTCACAAGCCAAGCATTCCGAGCGTCTCTAGCTAAACGCGGGGCCCTTCAAAGCATGAGCGACACAGGACGCTGCTATGACAACGCGAGGATGGAAAGTTTTTTGCTACGCTAA
- a CDS encoding AbrB/MazE/SpoVT family DNA-binding domain-containing protein → MFQVQKWGNSLGIRIPKSLAMKVGIEEGTEVDLHIEDGHLLIKPKSATLDELLSQVTSDNVHTEIPTGDPQGREVW, encoded by the coding sequence ATGTTTCAAGTTCAAAAATGGGGTAACTCCCTCGGAATTCGTATCCCGAAATCCCTTGCCATGAAGGTGGGAATCGAGGAAGGAACCGAGGTCGACTTGCATATTGAGGATGGTCATCTTCTAATCAAGCCGAAGTCTGCAACACTCGATGAGCTGCTGTCCCAAGTCACATCGGATAATGTCCACACCGAGATTCCAACCGGTGACCCACAAGGACGGGAAGTATGGTAG